Proteins from a genomic interval of Saccopteryx leptura isolate mSacLep1 chromosome 13, mSacLep1_pri_phased_curated, whole genome shotgun sequence:
- the PGAM1 gene encoding phosphoglycerate mutase 1, whose translation MAAYKLVLIRHGESAWNLENRFSGWYDADLSPAGHEEAKRGGRALRDAGYEFDICFTSVQKRAIRTLWTVLDAIDQMWLPVVRTWRLNERHYGGLTGLNKAETAAKHGEAQVKIWRRSYDVPPPPMEPDHPFYSNISKDRRYADLTEDQLPSCESLKDTIARALPFWNEEIVPQIKEGKRVLIAAHGNSLRGIVKHLEGLSEEAIMELNLPTGIPIVYELDKNLKPIKPMQFLGDEETVRKAMEAVAAQGKAKK comes from the exons ATGGCTGCCTACAAGCTGGTGCTGATCAGGCACGGCGAGAGCGCATGGAACCTGGAGAACCGCTTCAGCGGCTGGTACGACGCCGACCTGAGCCCGGCGGGGCACGAGGAGGCAAAGCGCGGCGGACGGGCGCTGAGAG ATGCTGGCTATGAGTTTGACATCTGCTTCACCTCAGTGCAGAAGAGAGCAATTCGGACCCTCTGGACAGTGTTAGATGCCATTGACCAGATGTGGCTGCCTGTCGTGAGGACTTGGCGTCTCAATGAGCGGCACTATGGGGGTCTGACTGGCCTTAATAAAGCAGAAACTGCTGCCAAGCATGGCGAGGCGCAGGTGAAGATCTGGAGGCGCTCCTATGATGTCCCACCACCGCCGATGGAGCCCGACCATCCCTTCTACAGTAACATTAGTAAA gATCGCAGGTATGCAGACCTTACTGAAGATCAGCTACCCTCTTGTGAGAGTCTGAAGGACACTATTGCCAGAGCGCTGCCCTTTTGGAATGAAGAAATAGTTCCCCAGATCAAGGAGGGGAAACGGGTACTGATTGCAGCCCATGGCAACAGCCTTCGGGGCATTGTCAAACATCTGGAGG GTCTCTCTGAAGAGGCTATCATGGAGTTGAACCTGCCAACTGGTATTCCCATTGTCTATGAATTAGACAAGAACTTAAAGCCCATCAAACCCATGCAGTTTCTGGGGGATGAAGAGACCGTGCGCAAAGCcatggaggctgtggctgcccaggGCAAGGCCAAGAAGTGA
- the EXOSC1 gene encoding exosome complex component CSL4, which yields MAPPVRYCIPGERLCNLEEGSPGSGTYTRHGYIFSSLAGCVTKSSENGALPVVSVMRETESQLLPDVGTIVTCKVSSINSRFAKVHILYVGSTPLKNSFRGTIRKEDVRATEKDKVEIYKSFRPGDIVLAKVISLGDAQSNYLLTTAENELGVVVAHSESGVQMVPISWCEMQCPKTHTKEFRKVARVQPEFLQT from the exons ATGGCACCACCGGTGAGGTACTGCATCCCAG GCGAACGTCTGTGTAACTTGGAAGAGGGCAGCCCAGGCAGCGGCACCTACACCCGGCACGGCTACATCTTTTCATCGCTTGCTGGCTGCGTGACGAAGAGCAGCGAGAACGGCGCG ctcCCCGTTGTGTCTGTGATGAGAGAAACAGAGTCCCAACTACTGCCAGATGTGGGAACCATTGTAACTTGTAAG GTTTCTAGCATCAATTCACGCTTTGCCAAAGTACACATCCTGTATGTAGGGTCCACGCCACTTAAGAACTCTTTTCGAGGAACTATTCG caaAGAAGATGTCCGAGCTACTGAAAAAGACAAG GTTGAAATTTATAAGAGttttcgcccaggtgatattgtcTTGGCCAAAGTG ATCTCCCTAGGTGACGCACAGTCCAACTACCTCCTCACCACTGCTGAAAATGAACTAGGCGTGGTGGTGGCCCACAGTGAGTCAG GTGTCCAGATGGTTCCCATCAGCTGGTGTGAGATGCAGTGCCCTAAGACCCACACTAAAGAATTCCGGAAGGTGGCCCGAGTACAGCCTGAATTCTTGCAGACCTAG